The following proteins come from a genomic window of Helicobacter canadensis MIT 98-5491:
- a CDS encoding biopolymer transporter ExbD yields the protein MRYSKRMDNINIVPFIDIMLVLLVIVLTSATFIAQGKIPIAIPKAQGSEAVKEELKSVEITINAQGEYFLDKNQTNLEAIKEALLKMPKDTPILLRGDQKSYFEKFIALVGVLNEIERVNVDIQVEQIQ from the coding sequence ATGAGATATTCTAAACGAATGGATAATATCAATATTGTTCCTTTTATTGATATTATGCTTGTTTTACTGGTTATTGTTTTAACAAGTGCGACTTTTATTGCACAAGGTAAGATTCCTATTGCAATCCCTAAAGCACAAGGTTCTGAAGCAGTAAAGGAAGAATTAAAGAGTGTAGAAATTACCATTAATGCACAAGGGGAGTATTTTTTGGATAAGAATCAAACAAACCTTGAAGCTATTAAAGAAGCACTTTTAAAAATGCCAAAAGACACTCCCATTTTGCTTAGGGGAGATCAAAAAAGCTATTTTGAGAAATTTATTGCGCTTGTTGGAGTGTTAAACGAAATTGAGCGTGTGAATGTTGATATACAAGTGGAGCAAATACAATAA
- a CDS encoding OmpA/MotB family protein yields MANDFNKGNEWISISDMMAGVMMIFLLVAVGYMVVISKTQKELALQNAELLALNKQMSDVAKTHQNLQTELYKDLVAEFSKDLGKWNAEIDEDNTVRFREPDILFDQGEKEVKSRFKEILDDFFPRYIKILSRPQYKEDIEEIRIEGHTSKEWKNAKSLEDRYLGNAELSQARALEVLKYCFNNQQIAKQKEWLVSVLRANGLSFAKPLESAELSRRVEFKVLTKSNQKILKILNINKESQEAKVESIQKEELETIKTKENEK; encoded by the coding sequence ATGGCAAATGATTTCAATAAAGGGAATGAGTGGATTAGCATTTCTGATATGATGGCAGGAGTGATGATGATATTCCTGCTTGTGGCTGTGGGTTATATGGTGGTTATTAGCAAAACACAAAAAGAACTTGCCCTGCAAAATGCGGAACTTTTGGCATTAAATAAGCAAATGAGCGATGTTGCCAAAACGCATCAAAACCTTCAAACAGAGCTTTATAAGGATTTAGTAGCAGAATTTTCTAAGGATTTAGGAAAATGGAATGCAGAGATTGATGAAGACAACACAGTGCGTTTTAGAGAACCTGATATTTTGTTTGATCAAGGTGAAAAAGAAGTAAAATCAAGATTTAAGGAAATCTTAGATGATTTTTTTCCGCGTTATATTAAAATTTTAAGTCGCCCTCAATACAAAGAAGACATTGAGGAAATTCGGATTGAGGGGCATACTTCTAAGGAATGGAAAAATGCAAAAAGCTTAGAGGATAGATATTTAGGGAATGCAGAATTATCTCAAGCAAGAGCTTTAGAAGTTTTGAAATATTGCTTTAATAATCAACAAATTGCCAAACAAAAAGAATGGTTAGTTAGTGTTTTGCGTGCAAATGGATTGTCTTTTGCAAAGCCGCTTGAGAGTGCTGAGCTTTCGCGTAGAGTTGAGTTTAAAGTCTTAACTAAAAGCAATCAAAAGATTTTAAAAATTTTGAATATTAATAAAGAATCGCAAGAAGCAAAAGTTGAGTCAATTCAAAAAGAAGAGTTAGAGACTATAAAAACAAAAGAAAATGAAAAATAG